CAGAAGATGAACTGACCCAACTTTATGAAACCATCGGTTTGGGTGCGATCAAATTCTTCCTGCTGAAAGTGGATCCGCGCAAGCGAATGATCTTTAACCCGGAGGAGTCGATCGACCTGCATGGTTTTACTGCTCCTTTCATCCAGTATGCGTACGCCCGTATCCGTTCTATCCTGCGCGAGTTTGGTACCACGGGGATGTCGGACAACTATGCATACATGGCGGAACTGTTGCCGTTGGAGAAAGACCTGATCGTACTGAACGAGCAGTTCGGCAACGTGATCGAAGATGCGGCAAAAGAAACCAGTCCGGCTGTAATTGCGAACTACGCGTTCCAGCTGGCACAGAGCTTTAACTCCTTCTATGCAAAGAAAGAGAACGGCCGTTATGTGTACTCCATCATCGACGCGGAGAATGAAGAAAAGAAACACCTGCGTTTGCAGATCGCATCGCTGACCGCCAACACCATTGCGCAGAGCCTGAAGCTGCTCGGCATTAGTGTACCGGAAAGGATGTAAGAATATTGACTATAAAACAGCAAGGGCCGCGACGATCGCGGCCCTTTTTTGTTGCTCCTTCTGCAAAAGAAAAGGGATGTTCTGTTACGAACATCCCTTTCAAAAAAATACCACCGGAAACACAAGAACAGTTTGTCGGAACGCTTGCCATGTTCCGGGCCGACCTGTGTTTTTAAGCCCCGTGGCGTAATCGATATCTTATTTCACGTCGCCTAACGCCAGCGCCTGATCGCAGATTTGCTGACCTTTGGCCAGCTGGCCAGCACCGATGTACGATTTGCCGAGCATAAACATGGCAAAGGCGTTCATGGGTTGCATCACCAGGATGCCGTTCCATTGCGTGAGCGCGTTCGTGTAATCTTGTTTTTTATAGTACGCATTCGCGAGCGAAAGCATCGTGCGAATATCTTTCGGACGCAGGGTAAGCGCAGATTTCAGGTGGCGAATGCCTTCTTCTGTTTCTGATTGCCGCAAACAGGCGTTGCCAAGATTGTAATAGTAGTCCGCATCTGCGGGGCGACCTAAAGCGTTGGCTTTTTCGAAGGCGCCGGCGGCATGTTTAAATTGTGCCATGTTGTAATGAATCATTCCAAGTTCATAAAATAAGTTGGCCTGGGTGCTGTCTATCCGGAGGGAAGCGTGGTAGTATCCGATACTTTCTTCGTAGCGCTCTTGAAGTGCCAGCACTTGCGCTAATTTGTAGGGAACCGCCGGGTTTGCCGGCTCTTCATCTAACGCTTTGGTAAGATGGCGTATTGCGTTGTCGGCATGGTCGAGGTGATAATAACATAGGCCAATCATCCTTTCCATCCTTCCCGCGCCAGCTTCCTGTGCCTGTTGTGCATAGGTGAGTGCGTCTTCGAAGGCTTGCTGCTCGTAATAAAGTTCCGCTACGTTTTGCAGCGCCACTTTATGGAACGGTTCCTTTCTTAAAAGTACGAGAAACTGCTGCTTCGCAGATTCAGTCTGTTGCTGCAGGCGGTACACCAGCGCCAGTTCCAGATGTGCGCCCGTAAGCCCCTCATCTTCCCTGATCGCCGCGGTAAAACACGCCGATGCGGCATTCAGCTGGCCTGATTGTTTCAGTGCCAGACCTTCTTTATACAATTTCTTTGCCTTGTGATCATTCTCGGGTGAGGATGCTATTGCAGGGTTGCCGGCAGAAAAAAGCAGCAACTGCAGCCATAGGATACAGGTTCGGGATACGGTCATAAAGCCAGGGAGGTTTAAGCCCTGTTTCACAAATATAAATATAACATAATTTATAAACTAGTCTTTATGCATAACGTTTGTGTTATTTCTGTGTTATGCACTTTCGGTTATTTCATACTGCCCGCTGTAAAAGAGAAAGGCAGTATATCCTGCACAGTATTCAATAACCATACCGGACCAGTTTGTCCGCCCAGCAATATACGGATCGGCTTTTGCTGCCGCTGCTCGTACTCCAGCAATGTTTGCCGGCAAATGCCACAGGGTGAAATAGGCACCGCACCTCCCCCTGTTCGTTTTGATAACTGACAGCAATAGCTTCGATACCTACGCCGGGATACACGGCGGATGCGGCGGATAGGGCCGTACGTTCTGCACAGATGCCCACCGGGTAAGACGCGTTCTCCTGGTTGGTCCCCGTAATCGTTTCACCATTATCGAGTTTCACCACGGCGGCCACGCGAAAGTTGGAGTAAGGAGCATAAGCATGTTGCACACCTTGGCGCGCCTGCACGATCAGCGCAGCATCTTCGGGGGCAAGGAATTGCAGGTCGTCGGCCTGCAGGTATTCAAATGATTGCGTGACTTTTTTCATCCTTTACAATTTAAGGAATAAAAAGCAAAGGGATGAAAGTTGCCCTTCATCCCTTCGACTGTAATATTGTAAACTGGTTAGTGAATACCGCGGAACAGGCGGCTCCAGCGGATGCCGTCTTTACCATAACTCATCCAGATAAGCCAGGCTTTGCCCACTACGTGATCTTCCGGCACAAAACCCCAATAGCGGCTATCGAGTGAGTTGTTGCGGTTATCACCCATCATCCAGTAATAGTTCATTTTAAAGGTGTACTGGTCGGTAGCCTGACCATTTACATAGAACCCTCCGTTCTTCTCTTCCAGGGTGTTGCCTTCGTACACACCGATGATGCGGCGGTAGAATGCGATGTTGGAAGCGCTCAGTTTAATAGTGGCACCTTTCTTTGGCACCCAGATCGGGCCAAAGTTATCGCCGTTCCAGCCCAGCGCAGTGTCATGCGGGAACATGGAATCGGGGTTAGGTTCAGCTACACCGGGTTCGTAACGCAGGTACGGTTGTACATTTACTACCGCAGGTTTCATCTGCTGCAATACAGGTACGTTCTCTGTCGTTAAATTGTATACAAAATTGTTGTTGCCAACAAAACTGCCGTCGATATTGTCTACACCCATTTCCTCGAGGCGGGTGCGGTTCAGTTCACTGCCTGATGTGGTAACGATGTACATATGTTCACTCTGCGGCGGTACAGGCGCAGGCTGACCATTCACGTACACCACCGTGTTGATCATTTTCACCGAATCGCCACCGATGGCAATACAGCGTTTAATATAGTTTTCGCGTTTATCTACCGGTCGGGAAGTTACCTTGTAATCCTGCCACACCTTTTCGCGACCTTCGGCACGTACCAGCGCATAATAGCTCTGGTCCTGCTTTTCGAGGGCAACCGTATCGCCTTCGGGGAAGTTGAATACCACTACGTCGTTCCGTTTAACGTCGGTAAAGCCCCACCAGCGGCGGTATTTCCACTGCACCGCTTCGGAATAAGCTTTGCTGTATTTGGTGAAAGGGAGGGTGTGATGAGTAAAAGGCACCGCCAGCGGCGTCATCGGTACGCGCGGGCCATAGCTGATCTTGCTCACGAAGAGAAAGTCGTTCACGAGGAGCGTTTTCTCCATAGAAGGAGTAGGAATGGTGTAAGCTTCAAAAATGAAAGTACGGATCAGCGTGGCTGCGATGATCGCAAAAACAGCCGCGTCGATCCACTCGCGTAGGGGCGACTTCTTTTTCTGCTGTCCATCTTTCTTTCTCCAAAATGCAAGATTCATTCGGTGACTTTTAGTTGTAGTTTAAGTGCTTTAAGCAACAAATATAATATTCTGTTAATTCTAACCAGCTTTATCCAATATAAAGTTTTCATAAAACCGTGAAAAGGCATAAAAAAATACCACGTTCGTTCAACTTCTTAAGTTATATTTTTGTTTAATTCTACACGTATTACTTTGAACAGTTTTTCCATAAAAGATATTGAATTGCTCACCGGCATCAAAGCCCACACCATCCGGGTGTGGGAGCAGCGCTATAACCTGCTGAAGCCGAAGCGTAAGGATACAAATCACCGGGTGTACGACAACGACGATCTTAAACACATTATGCGCGTATCTTACCTGTACCACCGCGGTGTTAAAATTTCCAAGATCGCGGAGATGACGGAAGACGAGATCCGCCACCGCTCGCTGGAAGAAAAGATTTCCGAAGATCTGTTCCAACCCTTTAGCAACCAGCTGGTAGAAGCCATGATCGACTTTGACCAGCAGCGATTTGAAAAGGTGTTTAACAATGCCCTGCTGCGATTTGGCTTCGAGAAAACGATCCTGCAGGTGATTTACCCGTTCCTGCAGCGCGTGGGGCTGCTTTGGCTCAACGACTGCGTTAATCCCGCACAGGAACACTTTGCTTCGCTGATCGTGCGCAAGAAAATGATGGTGGCTATCGACGGGCTGGAGCTACCGCGCGACAACACACCGAATCAATTCCTGCTCTTTTTGCCGGAAGGTGAGTATCACGAAATCCCCCTCCTCTTTATACAATATTTGCTGAAACAAAACGGCAGCCAGGTGGTAAACCTCGGCCCGAGTGTGCCTCTGGAAGACCTTAAGTTCTTCACGGACCGCCGCCGCGTTACGCATATCTACACACATATGCTCACTTGTTTCGATCATAAAGACATGGACGCCTACCTGCAACAGATGGCCGGGATGTTCCCGGATGTACACATTATTGTATCCGGACCGCAAACGGAGCGCATTGCGCATACCTTGCCCGCCAACATCAGCGCGTTACATTCGCTGGATGAAATACTGGAATTTACGAAAGGAAAAAAGCAGTTAGTTCGCGAGCGACTCGCGGAGGATCGCATTGATCTCTGCTGCGCGATTCAGTACCATGAAGTGTCCGCCGCCATTAATGCGGTGCGTCGGCTGCAGGTAACGGATCGGGAAGGGACGATCTTTGGTGCCGTGTATATGCACGACGGATTCGGGCATCCATTCATTTTTCCACTGGCAGATCACACACATCGCCCAGCGGGTGTAGGCGTAATCTTTTTTAGCCAGGTACTCGCGCACCAGTTGCAGTTCATACTTTGTTTTCGTTTGCAGGAAAAACTCCACGATGAGGCGCCGCCGGCCAAACAGGAGACTGTCGGGCATTTTGCGGAGTACGAATTTGGAGAAGAGATTGTAGCTATAGTAAGGCGGCCGCTCTTTCTTATGTTTGATACTCGAGAGCAGGATCACCTGTTGTGCATTGACGATGCGCGCAATTTCCACACACATCATACCGCCGAAAGAAAGTCCGAGAAGAATGGGGTTATCATGTTTGATTTCCTGCGCCATGCGTGCAGCGTATTCCGCGATGGATTCGTCGGCACTGGCAGGTTTAATCCAGGGCAGGTAATGCGTTTCATACCCTTCAGGAAACTCAAGGTTGCCAAATACACGGCCATCTGCCCCCAGGCCGCTGATCATGTAGATATGTTTACTCATCGTCTGCCCCGGATTTTTTTATCCCGTAGCGTTCCAGCTTGTTATATAAGTGACTTCTCTGTATGCCGAGTTCCTGCGCGGTATGCGTCATGTTCCAGGCGTTCTTGCGTAGCATGAACTCAATGAAAATGCGCTCTACCTCTTCGCGAAACTCGTGCAGCCGGTTAAAGTCTAACAGCTCGTCACTCAGGTAGTTGCTTTTTTTGTCGTGATTCGGCACTACGTAATTGTCAACATCATCGGCCACGATCGTTTTGCCCGAAAGGATCACCAATCGTTCCACCACGTTACGCAGTTCCCGGATGTTGCCCGTCCAGTTATGCGCCTGCAACGCCTTGATCGCGTCTTTGTCCACCTGCTTACGCGCAGTGCCATACTCATTGCAGATGCCGTCGAGGAAGTGTTCTACCAGCAACGGAATATCTTCTTTACGGTCGTTCAGCGAAGGCACGTGGATCAGGATCACACTTAAACGGTGGTATAAGTCGAGGCGGAAGTTTTTGTCTTCCACTTCTTTCAGCAGATCTTTATTGGTAGCGGCTACCACCCTTACGTCCACACTAATCTCTTTATCACCGCCCACGCGGGTAATTTTGCCTTCCTGTAAAGCACGCAGCACTTTGGCCTGTGCACTCAGGCTCATATCGCCTATTTCATCGAGAAACAGCGTACCGCCGCTGGCCTGCTCGAACTTACCGATGCGTTGTTTCACGGCGGAAGTAAAGGAGCCTTTCTCATGACCAAACAGTTCACTTTCGATCAGTTCGCCGGGGATGGCGGCACAGTTCACCTCCACCATCGGACCGCTGTTGCGGTTGCTGTGGGCGTGAATCCAACGGGCTACCACTTCTTTACCCACCCCGTTTTCGCCGGTGATGAGTACGCGTGCGTCCGTAGGGGCTACTTTCTGAATGGTGTCTTTAATCTTCAGGATCGCAGACGCTTCGCCGATCATTTCCGGGGTTTTGTTCACCTTCTTACGCAGCGTTTTGGTTTCGGCCACCAGCGTGGTTTTGTCCATCGCGTTACGCAGCGTGATCAGTAAACGGTTTAAGTCCGGCGGTTTGGAAATATAGTCGTACGCGCCTTTTTTTACCGCCTCTACCGCGGTATCGATATTACCGTGGCCCGATACCATTACGATGGGCACGTCTGGATTGATTTCTTTTGCTTTTTCGAGGAACTCGAGGCCGTCCATTTTAGGCATCTTAATATCGCAGAGCACCGCGTCATACGATTTGCCCTGGAACATCTTAAAACCCTCTGCGCCGTCGGCCGCTTCATCTATCTTATACCCTTCATAGGTAAGAATTTCCGAAAGCGTTTTACGGATACTTTTTTCATCGTCGATAATCAGGATATTGGCCATAGTGTGCTGTCCATTATATTAAACAGTGCCAAAAATAACACAATGCGATTAAATAGCCGTTAAAAGTCTTTTTTTTGCTGATACACGTGTTACGCCGGCGAAGTTATAACGTAAAAGCAACCTGAATATTGAAGCTGTTAGCCCCGGTTTGTGAAAGGATTTGGCAAAAGTCTACCAACTTTACAGACTTAAAGACTAACTTTATCATACAGCACCAAGAAGGTAACTGTTCCATATATGAAAGATTTACTGCAACAACTCAGATTGCGGCATGCCGAAGCTGCGGCCAACGCGTACCCGTCGACCGACATGGTGAACGCCTTCAGTAACAACTTCATCAACTGGTTATTCCCGGAGCATACCGGCCAGGTGATGGAAGCTTCGCAGCTGGAGGTTTATCCCGCAGTCCTTGAGCACCAGCTCACTACCCTGCTGCAGGGCATGCAGCAGCGCCTGCCCGGCGATGCCGCGGAATTAAGCCGTCAGTTCATGGCCCAGGCGCCGGGTATTTATGAAGACCTGACCAAAGACGCCGAAGCCATATTGCAGGGCGACCCAGCCGCCACCTGCCTGTACGAAGTGATACGCGCCTACCCCGGCTTTCATGCCATTGCCGCGTACCGCGTAGCCCATGCACTGCACCTGCTGCAGGTACCGCTGCTGCCGCGTATTATTACTGAAACCGCGCATACCCGCACCGGTATTGACATACACCCGGCCGCTGTAATTGCGCCGTACTTCTGCATTGACCATGGTACGGGCATCGTGATTGGCGAAACCACCATCATTGGCAGTCACGTGAAGTTATACCAGGGTGTAACCCTCGGGGCGCTGAGTATCGATAAGTCGATGGCAAAAGACAAGCGCCATCCGACAATTGAAGACCATGTAGTCATTTACGCCGGCACTACCATACTTGGTGGTAAAACGGTAATAGGACATCATAGCGTAGTAGGGGGAAACGTGTGGCTCACTAAATCTGTGGCGCCCCTCTCCCGGATTTATTATAAAGCAGACGGCACGATAAACGTGATCGAAAACAAGGTAGTATAATATGAGATCCATCCTCGACCTGGTGGGCAACACGCCCATGGTAGCACTCAAACATATTCCGGTGAACCCGAACGTGACCATTTACGCCAAACTGGAGGGTCACAATCCCGGCGGCAGCGTAAAAGACCGGGCTGCCTACGGCATGATCAAAGGCGCCCTGGATCGTGGTGAACTGAAGCCCGGCATGAAGCTGATAGAAGCCACCAGTGGCAATACCGGCATTGCCCTCGCCATGATCGCCAACCTTTTTGGCGTAGAGATCGAGATCGTGATGCCCGAGGATGCGACCAAAGAACGGGTGCTGAGCATGGAAGCCTTCGGTGCTAAAGTTGTGCTTACCGCGAAAGAGGCTTCTATGGAGGGGGCGATAGACTATGCGAACGAGCAGCTCGCCAAAGGCGGCTACTTCAACCTGAACCAGTTCGCCAACCCCGATAACCACGGCGCCCACTACCGCAGCACCGGCCCCGAGATCTGGCGCGACACCAACGGCCAGGTGACCCACTTTGTAAGCGCCATGGGAACTACCGGCACCATTATGGGCGTATCCCGTTTCTTAAAAGAACAGAACCCGAAAGTCCAGATCGTAGGCTGCCAGCCGACCGACGGCTCTAAGATCCCCGGCATCCGCAAATGGCCGGAAGCTTACCTCCCCAAGATATTCGACCGCTCCCGTGTAGACCGCATCATGGACATCTCCGAAGCCGACGCCCGCACCATGGCCCGCCGCCTGGCCCGCGAAGAAGCCATCTTCTGCGGCATGAGCAGCGGTGGCGCCGTATCTGCCGCCGTAAAGCTGGCGGAGGAACTGGAGCATGGGACGATTGTTTGTATTATTTGCGATAAGGGGGACCGGTATTTGTCGACGGATTTGTTTGCTTAGTCGCTGACAGGGCGTTGCCGCTGAAGTGAGTGACACAACGGCGGCTGATCAGAACCCCTGAAGCTTGCCTCACCTCTCTAAAACATCCTATTCATCAGCATTTCCGGGAAATGACACCCTTTAGACTCAAGCCAGGAAGGAGCTTAGCCCTTTCCGGGCCCTTTCGGGGCCCTTTCCGCAGGTTATTCGACGCATGGTTTGCGTAGATTAATTTGCGGGTGCGTCGATAAGATGCTGGACGGCTTCCGGGAAAAACTCACTTCCTCAAAATGGGGGCTGATCATGAAAGTATCGCAGGATACTGCCGTACGCGACATCCAGGACTTGCTGGAACGCGGCCTGCTCGAGAAATGCGAGCCTGGCGGCAGAAGCACGAGTTACGTTTTGCGCGAACCATAAAAAAAGGCCGCTCCTCCCGGAACGGCCTCTCTTATATCGTCAACTTTGCAGTTTACTTCTTCATGTACATTACTTCCTTCACCAGTTTCACGGTACGCTCGATATCAGGCAGGTACAGTTTTACCAGGTTGGGGGCGTAGTGCATAGGTGCATCTACGGCAGTGATACGGCGGATAGGAGCATCCAGGTAGTCAAAGCCTTCTTTCTGAATGCGGTAGCTGATCTCGGAAGAGATGCTGGCGAATGGCCACTGCTCTTCTACGATCACCAGGCGGTTGGTCTTTTTAACAGACTCCAGGATGGTGAACCAATCCAGCGGACGGATGGTACGAAGGTCGATCACTTCTGCTTCGATACCCTCTTTTGCCAGTTCCTCAGCGGCGCCGAGGGCTACTTTCATCATTTTATTGAAAGAAACGATGGTTACATCACGGCCGGCGCGTTTGATGTCGGCTTTACCGATCGGGATGATATATTCCTCTTCAGGAACATCGCCCATATCGCCGTACATCTGCTCACTTTCCATGAAAACAACCGGATCGTCGTCGCGGATAGCTGCTTTCAGCAGGCCTTTAGCATCGTATGGGTTAGATACGGAAATCACTTTAAGACCCGGAATGTTGGCATAATAGCTTTCGAAGGCTGTGGAGTGTTGGGCACCGAGCTGACCGGCAGAACCGTTCGGTCCGCGGAAAACGATCGGGCAACCTACCTGGCCACCGCTCATGGCGAGCATTTTGGAGGCAGTGTTCAGGATCTGGTCCAGCGCCAGTACGGCGAAGTTCCAGGTCATAAATTCCAATACAGGACGCAGGCCGTTTTGCGCTGCACCTACGCCGATGGCAGTAAAGCCTAACTCCGCGATCGGTGTGTCAATTACACGTTTAGGACCAAATTCGTCCAGCATTCCCTGGCTCACTTTATAGGCACCGTTGTATTCTGCCACTTCTTCTCCCATGAGGAATACGCGGTCATCCCGGCGCATTTCTTCCTGCAGGGCTTCCCTTAAGGCTTGTCTGAAAGCTATCTGACGCATTTGCTTAGTAATAAGTTATGAACGTTAATTGCCACTCTAAAAATGGTAGGCAAAAATATTGTTTGTTGACGAAAAAGCAAACATTATTGTTCAAATATGTTAATCGGATACGATATTATACCCTTTCGATGATCATCGCACTGGCTCCGCCACCACCATTACAGATGCCCGCAACGCCATATCTGCCCTTGTTATGTTGCAGGATGGAGGTAAGGGTGATGAGGATGCGCGCACCGCTGCAACCGATCGGGTGACCCATAGAAACGGCGCCGCCCCAAACGTTCAGCTGCTCGCTGCCCAGGCCCAGCTCCTGCTGGTTAGCCATGGCCACGCACGAAAACGCTTCGTTGATCTCGGCAAAGTCCATATCGGTGATTTCCAGCTTGGCCTTACCCAACGCGCGGTTGATCGCTTTTACCGGGGTGGTGGTGAACCACTCGGGGGCCTGTGAGGCGTCGGCGAAACTTACGATACGGGCGAGCGGGGTCAGGTTATATTCTTTTAGTACGTCTTCGCTTACCAGCACTACGGCGGCAGCGCCATCGTTCAGGTTAGAGGCGTTGGCGGCGGTGATCGTTCCTTCTTTTACGAAGGTGGGCTTCAGGCTGGGGATCTTGTCGAAGTTTACCTTCTTCACGTCCTCGTCCTCACTCACCACCACAGTTTGTTTACCGGTAATTTCCACCGGGGCGATCTCGCCTACGAAATAACCTTTCTCCTGGGCGGCGGCGGCTCTTTTATAGCTCTGTACCGCGTAGGCGTCCTGGTCTTCGCGGGTAAATTTATAAGTAGATGCGCATAATTCGCCGGCATTGCCCATATGATAATCCTGGTACGGGTCCCACAGGCCGTCGCGGATAATACCGTCGGTGATGGCGCCATGTCCCAGGCGGTAGCCGTTACGGGCTTTGTCGAGGTAGTAAGGCACATTGCTCATACTTTCCATGCCGCCGGCTACAACGATCTCGTTGTCGCCCAGCATAATGCTCTGTGCGCCAAGCATGATCGCCTTCATGCCAGAGGCGCATACTTTATTTACGGTGGTGCAGGGCACATTTACCGGGAACCCGGCGTAAATGCTGGCCTGGTTAGCAGGCGCCTGTCCCAGGTTGGCGCTGATCACGTTGCCCATAAATACTTCCTGTACTTTGTCGGGCGTTAAACCAGACCGCTGAAGGGCGGCTTTCATAACGCCGGCTCCCAGCTGGGTGGCCGATAACGAGGAGAGGCTTCCGTTGAAACTGCCAATCGGGGTACGTGCAACTGCTGCGATAAAAACTTCTTTCATGTATGGTTTTCTTTTTAAAAGCTTCCAAATTTAGGGAAACGGAAATTGTGTTGAGGCGATTGTGGATAGAAGGTTTTTAACTAACGCGATGTTTGATTAGTGCATCGCTAAGATTTGCGAAGGTTTTTAGATAGCGGTTGAGCGGATGGGGGCCTATGCCAACTTTTCCTTAAGTTTGCAGTTCGACTTCCCGGCCCTTGATTACACAAAATACCATACAACAAATCCTCCAGCGCATCGACATTGTCGATGTGGTTGGCACTTTCGTAAAACTGAAGAAGCGGGGTAACGGTTACCTCGGCCTTTGCCCTTTCCATAACGAGAAAACGCCCTCCTTCACGGTTTCGGCCAGTAAGGAGATTTATAAATGTTTCGGTTGCGGCAAAAGCGGTAACGGCATCAACTTCATCATGGAGCACGAAAAGTACTCCTATGTAGAAGCGCTGCGCTGGCTGGCCCAACGGTATGGGGTAGACGTGGAAGAAACGGAACAGAGCCCGGAACAACGGCAGCGTGCCCAGTTGTCGGACAGCCTGTTCATTATCAACGGCTTTGCGCGGGAGTACTTTACCAAAACGTTGTTCAACACCGAAGAGGGGCAAAACATCGGCCTCAGTTATTTCGAGGAAAGGGGGTTTACGAAGGAAACGGTGGAGAAGTTCCAGCTGGGGTATTGTTTGAATACGCGCGACGCCTTCGCTAAGACCGCCATTTCCAAAGGTTATAACCTGGAGTACCTGCAGAAGCTCGGACTGGTAACCATGCGGTACGAGCAGCCGGCGGATAACTACCGGGGCAGGGTGATCTTCCCGATCCATAACCAGAGTGGTAAGATATTAGGCTTCGGGGCGAGGATATTGGGTAAGGCGGACAAGGCCCCCAAGTACATCAACTCCCCGGAGAACGAGATCTATTATAAGAGCCGCGTACTGTACGGCACTTACTTCGCGCGCCACTCGATCGACAAGCTCGACGAATGCCTGTTGGTGGAAGGCTACACGGATGTTATATCCCTGCACCAGGCCGGCGTCGAGAACGTGGTGGCCTCCAGCGGTACGTCGCTTACACAAGACCAACTGAGGCTCATCCGCAAGTACACCAACAATCTCACGATCTTGTATGATGGCGATGCGGCGGGTGTGAAGGCGGCCTTACGTGGCCTCGACATGGCGGTGGAAGAGGGGCTGAATGTAAAGGTAGTGCTCATCCCCGACAAGGAAGACCCGGACAGCTATGTACAAAAGATCGGTGCGGATGCGTTCCGTAAGTTTATTGCGGACAATAAGCAGGACTTTGTACTCTTTAAACTACAGGCATCGTTGCTGGACGCGGGCAATGACCTGAACAAGAAATCGAAACTGGTAAGTGAGATCGCCGAAACGATCTCCAAGATCAATAAAACGGAAGGCTTTACCCGTCAGCAGGACTACATCCGCCAGAGTGCGGAGATCCTGAAGATCGACGAGGAAGGCATGACGCAGCTGGTGAACAAGTTCATCCGCGAAAAGATGACGAAGCTCGAAAAGGAGCTCACCAAAGGTAAGAACCCGGAGTACGATGTGCCGGAAGAAGACCTGCCGCCTATACCGGAGGAGTATCTCGATGATACGAGCAATATTTCGCTCTTTAACCCGCACGAAAAGCAGGAACAGGAATTGGTAAAGATCCTGTTACGCTTTGGCAGTAAGGTATTTTCCGAGGAAGATAAGAGCAATGTAGCAGACTACATCTTCCATCTCCCCTACGACTTCGAATCACTGTCGGATAATGAAATGGTGAAACGTATCCTGCACGAATACAAACAGGAATACGACAAGGGCAACCTGCTGGATGCCCGCTGGTTCCTGTATCACAGCGATCCGGAAATTGCGAAGGCGGCCACCGCTATCATTGAAGATAAGGAAGCAGAGCTAAGCACGAACTGGAAAGAGAAGTTCGAGATCAACACCAAGTACGGCGACAATGCGTATGTTACTGACACGGTATCGACTACGAATTATCTCATCCTCCGGAAGATAAAAAAGCTGATGATAGAGAACCAGGAAGAAATGAAGAACGCCACCGAATACGCCGACCAGTTGCGCTGTCTCGAAATGGCGAAACACCTGAAGGAGATTGAGATGGAACTGACAAAGACGGTGAATACAGTGATATTGAAATAAAGAGTTACTTCCTCTCCCACACTTCAAACGTATACGCATGCGCGTGTTTCTCATCCGCCTCATGCGCTTCCGACTTCACCAGGTGCCAGTGATCGGTATTAATTTCCGGGAAAAAAGCGTCGCCTTCTACTTTTGCGTGTACGCGTGTAAGATAGATGCGGTTCACTGCGGGCATGGCCTGTATAAAGATCTCCGTACCACCGGTAATGAAAATCTCGTTTACATCGTATACCAACGCTTTATCGATCGCTTTGGGAATGGAATTTACCACCTCTACCCCGTCCGGC
This genomic interval from Chitinophaga horti contains the following:
- the cysM gene encoding cysteine synthase CysM, which produces MRSILDLVGNTPMVALKHIPVNPNVTIYAKLEGHNPGGSVKDRAAYGMIKGALDRGELKPGMKLIEATSGNTGIALAMIANLFGVEIEIVMPEDATKERVLSMEAFGAKVVLTAKEASMEGAIDYANEQLAKGGYFNLNQFANPDNHGAHYRSTGPEIWRDTNGQVTHFVSAMGTTGTIMGVSRFLKEQNPKVQIVGCQPTDGSKIPGIRKWPEAYLPKIFDRSRVDRIMDISEADARTMARRLAREEAIFCGMSSGGAVSAAVKLAEELEHGTIVCIICDKGDRYLSTDLFA
- a CDS encoding pyruvate dehydrogenase complex E1 component subunit beta, which encodes MRQIAFRQALREALQEEMRRDDRVFLMGEEVAEYNGAYKVSQGMLDEFGPKRVIDTPIAELGFTAIGVGAAQNGLRPVLEFMTWNFAVLALDQILNTASKMLAMSGGQVGCPIVFRGPNGSAGQLGAQHSTAFESYYANIPGLKVISVSNPYDAKGLLKAAIRDDDPVVFMESEQMYGDMGDVPEEEYIIPIGKADIKRAGRDVTIVSFNKMMKVALGAAEELAKEGIEAEVIDLRTIRPLDWFTILESVKKTNRLVIVEEQWPFASISSEISYRIQKEGFDYLDAPIRRITAVDAPMHYAPNLVKLYLPDIERTVKLVKEVMYMKK
- a CDS encoding acetyl-CoA C-acyltransferase, with product MKEVFIAAVARTPIGSFNGSLSSLSATQLGAGVMKAALQRSGLTPDKVQEVFMGNVISANLGQAPANQASIYAGFPVNVPCTTVNKVCASGMKAIMLGAQSIMLGDNEIVVAGGMESMSNVPYYLDKARNGYRLGHGAITDGIIRDGLWDPYQDYHMGNAGELCASTYKFTREDQDAYAVQSYKRAAAAQEKGYFVGEIAPVEITGKQTVVVSEDEDVKKVNFDKIPSLKPTFVKEGTITAANASNLNDGAAAVVLVSEDVLKEYNLTPLARIVSFADASQAPEWFTTTPVKAINRALGKAKLEITDMDFAEINEAFSCVAMANQQELGLGSEQLNVWGGAVSMGHPIGCSGARILITLTSILQHNKGRYGVAGICNGGGGASAMIIERV
- the dnaG gene encoding DNA primase; the protein is MITQNTIQQILQRIDIVDVVGTFVKLKKRGNGYLGLCPFHNEKTPSFTVSASKEIYKCFGCGKSGNGINFIMEHEKYSYVEALRWLAQRYGVDVEETEQSPEQRQRAQLSDSLFIINGFAREYFTKTLFNTEEGQNIGLSYFEERGFTKETVEKFQLGYCLNTRDAFAKTAISKGYNLEYLQKLGLVTMRYEQPADNYRGRVIFPIHNQSGKILGFGARILGKADKAPKYINSPENEIYYKSRVLYGTYFARHSIDKLDECLLVEGYTDVISLHQAGVENVVASSGTSLTQDQLRLIRKYTNNLTILYDGDAAGVKAALRGLDMAVEEGLNVKVVLIPDKEDPDSYVQKIGADAFRKFIADNKQDFVLFKLQASLLDAGNDLNKKSKLVSEIAETISKINKTEGFTRQQDYIRQSAEILKIDEEGMTQLVNKFIREKMTKLEKELTKGKNPEYDVPEEDLPPIPEEYLDDTSNISLFNPHEKQEQELVKILLRFGSKVFSEEDKSNVADYIFHLPYDFESLSDNEMVKRILHEYKQEYDKGNLLDARWFLYHSDPEIAKAATAIIEDKEAELSTNWKEKFEINTKYGDNAYVTDTVSTTNYLILRKIKKLMIENQEEMKNATEYADQLRCLEMAKHLKEIEMELTKTVNTVILK
- a CDS encoding dihydrofolate reductase, with protein sequence MMVSIIVAASENNVIGIHNQLPWKLPNDLKYFKNTTWGMPIIMGRKTFESMGGVPLKGRPNIVITRQPDFAPDGVEVVNSIPKAIDKALVYDVNEIFITGGTEIFIQAMPAVNRIYLTRVHAKVEGDAFFPEINTDHWHLVKSEAHEADEKHAHAYTFEVWERK